Proteins encoded by one window of Modestobacter marinus:
- a CDS encoding sigma-70 family RNA polymerase sigma factor: protein MGQLERLAARAAEGDTLAQAALIRETQTDVWRLCAHLADRQAAEDLTQETFLRALPALRGFEGRSSLRTWLLSIARRVCADHLRARKRRGLVLVSDDTDLADLVREVPDDEVGGSVAAQDVLDRLEPERREAFVLTQLIGLPYAEAAEVVGCPIGTIRSRVARARADLVEALVAADHPRTRRPS from the coding sequence GTGGGGCAGCTGGAACGTCTCGCTGCCCGCGCAGCCGAGGGCGACACGCTGGCGCAGGCCGCGCTGATCCGGGAGACGCAGACCGACGTGTGGCGGCTGTGCGCGCACCTGGCCGACCGCCAGGCCGCCGAGGACCTCACCCAGGAGACGTTCCTGCGGGCGCTGCCGGCGCTGCGCGGCTTCGAGGGCCGCTCGTCGTTGCGCACCTGGCTGCTGTCGATCGCCCGCCGGGTCTGCGCCGACCACCTGCGGGCCCGGAAGCGCCGCGGCCTGGTGCTGGTCTCCGACGACACCGACCTGGCCGACCTGGTCCGCGAGGTGCCCGACGACGAGGTGGGCGGGTCGGTCGCCGCGCAGGACGTGCTGGACCGGCTGGAGCCCGAGCGCCGGGAGGCCTTCGTGCTCACCCAGCTGATCGGGTTGCCCTACGCCGAGGCCGCCGAGGTGGTGGGCTGCCCGATCGGCACGATCCGCTCACGGGTGGCCCGGGCCCGCGCGGACCTGGTCGAGGCCCTGGTCGCCGCCGACCACCCACGCACCCGCCGCCCCTCCTAG
- a CDS encoding DUF5926 family protein: protein MARSTTRRRPAAPAAAAGETNPKAPCPCGSGRRYKHCHGSGYGQPVLRPFEGLPGEVDWVALRELVPAATAALTTTDGRSVTLASVLPGGTPALVRANGEILLGVQLQTSSDDVSRDLGTALAAALEAPAGAPVDPGPIGAAGSAGPRLQELLDLSAPFEVTVHDDFDFWLEGADVDATARASLRQANDMVMPTVRLAGLEAAYWCRPTTERGHVRWVRPEPEEALLDALARLGAAEQLSLGEGTRYAGAFRALGLVVPVWDVPGEVPGAEWAGPSAELHSRLEAALAVTEPLTADERRARAGLLSRQVTLR, encoded by the coding sequence GGCGCCCTGCCCCTGTGGCTCCGGCCGCCGCTACAAGCACTGCCACGGCTCCGGCTACGGCCAGCCCGTGCTCCGCCCGTTCGAGGGCCTCCCCGGCGAGGTCGACTGGGTGGCGCTGCGCGAGCTCGTGCCGGCTGCCACGGCCGCGCTGACCACCACGGACGGCCGCTCGGTCACGCTGGCCAGCGTGCTCCCCGGCGGCACCCCCGCCCTGGTCCGGGCCAACGGCGAGATCCTGCTCGGCGTCCAGCTGCAGACCTCCTCCGACGACGTCAGCCGCGACCTCGGCACCGCGCTCGCCGCCGCGCTGGAGGCCCCGGCCGGTGCCCCCGTCGACCCGGGCCCCATCGGTGCCGCCGGTTCGGCCGGGCCGCGGCTGCAGGAGCTGCTGGACCTCTCGGCGCCGTTCGAGGTCACCGTGCACGACGACTTCGACTTCTGGCTGGAGGGCGCCGACGTCGACGCGACCGCCCGCGCGAGCCTCCGGCAGGCCAACGACATGGTGATGCCCACGGTGCGGCTGGCCGGGCTGGAGGCCGCCTACTGGTGCCGGCCGACCACCGAGCGCGGCCACGTGCGCTGGGTGCGCCCCGAGCCGGAGGAGGCGCTGCTGGACGCCCTGGCCCGGCTCGGCGCCGCCGAGCAGCTGAGCCTGGGGGAGGGCACCCGTTACGCCGGCGCCTTCCGCGCCCTGGGCCTCGTCGTCCCGGTGTGGGACGTGCCCGGTGAGGTGCCCGGCGCCGAGTGGGCCGGCCCCTCGGCGGAGCTGCACTCCCGGCTGGAGGCCGCGCTGGCGGTCACCGAGCCGCTGACCGCCGACGAGCGGCGGGCACGCGCCGGGCTGCTGTCCCGGCAGGTCACGCTCCGCTGA
- a CDS encoding arginine deiminase, with the protein MPSPTPATTGVTSEVGRLRTVLLHRPGAELRRLTPRNNDELLFDGVPWVARAQEEHDAFAAALTERGVEVLHLDRLLAEVMAVPVARAELIAAAVDDPRLGTSLQRATTAHLDGLAPEDLATALITGVAHDELRGGRGLAYELMGRGDFVVPPLPNLMFTRDSSVWVGGQVAVTSLAMPARDRESALTAALYTHHPRFAGVEQLYGPHLEHLEGGDVLLLSPGVVAVGVGERTTPGGAERLARRVFARGLAHTVLVVPIAQQRATMHLDTVATMVDVDAMVMYPAIADHLQAWTVTAGDASPDTGELSVQGPQPFLIAAAQAMGIDRLRVIDTGLDPVTAEREQWDDGNNTLALAPRLAVAYERNTVTNAALEAAGIEVVAIAGSELGSGRGGPRCMSCPVLRDPA; encoded by the coding sequence ATGCCTTCCCCGACCCCCGCGACCACCGGCGTGACCAGTGAGGTCGGCCGGCTCCGCACCGTGCTCCTGCACCGCCCCGGCGCCGAGCTCCGCCGGCTCACGCCGCGCAACAACGACGAGCTCCTCTTCGACGGCGTCCCGTGGGTGGCCCGCGCGCAGGAGGAGCACGACGCCTTCGCCGCCGCCCTCACCGAACGCGGGGTGGAGGTCCTGCACCTGGACCGGCTGCTGGCCGAGGTGATGGCCGTGCCGGTCGCCCGCGCGGAGCTGATCGCCGCCGCGGTCGACGACCCCCGGCTGGGCACCAGCCTGCAGCGCGCGACCACCGCCCACCTCGACGGCCTCGCACCCGAGGACCTCGCCACCGCCCTGATCACCGGGGTGGCGCACGACGAGCTGCGCGGTGGGCGCGGGCTGGCCTACGAGCTGATGGGGCGCGGGGACTTCGTCGTCCCGCCGCTGCCCAACCTGATGTTCACCCGCGACTCCTCGGTGTGGGTCGGCGGGCAGGTCGCCGTCACCTCGCTGGCCATGCCGGCCCGGGACCGGGAGAGCGCGCTCACCGCGGCGCTGTACACCCACCACCCCCGGTTCGCCGGTGTCGAGCAGCTCTACGGCCCGCACCTGGAGCACCTCGAGGGCGGCGACGTGCTGCTGCTGTCCCCCGGGGTGGTCGCCGTCGGGGTGGGCGAGCGGACCACGCCCGGCGGCGCGGAGCGGCTGGCCCGGCGGGTGTTCGCCCGCGGACTGGCGCACACGGTGCTCGTCGTCCCGATCGCCCAGCAGCGGGCCACCATGCACCTGGACACCGTCGCCACCATGGTCGACGTCGACGCGATGGTCATGTACCCGGCGATCGCCGACCACCTGCAGGCCTGGACCGTGACGGCCGGGGACGCGTCCCCCGACACGGGCGAGCTGTCGGTGCAGGGCCCGCAGCCCTTCCTGATCGCCGCCGCCCAGGCGATGGGCATCGACCGGCTGCGGGTGATCGACACCGGGCTCGACCCGGTGACCGCCGAGCGGGAGCAGTGGGACGACGGCAACAACACCCTGGCGCTGGCCCCGCGGCTCGCCGTCGCCTACGAGCGCAACACCGTCACCAACGCCGCGCTGGAGGCCGCCGGGATCGAGGTCGTCGCGATCGCCGGCTCGGAGCTGGGCAGCGGCCGGGGCGGCCCGCGGTGCATGTCCTGCCCGGTGCTCCGCGACCCGGCCTGA
- a CDS encoding zf-HC2 domain-containing protein yields MSCAACREAVSAGLDGESPGAPQTWVDEHLGRCPACRGWAEAAAEVTRRARLTPVAAMPDVTAAVLGRLPAAPPAARSRAWLDAALRLALLAVGAGQLAISLPTLLGGGAAQTAPVHLAHETGAWNLGLAACFLGVAVLPRLAAGALPFLLPFTAVLAAVTVGDLGAGHVHAGRAMGHLLLLGGAVLVSSLALRNRRARPGPAGERVAPRVPRWTAVRDRSAGGWAARAGSPAPQAAGPVARVAVRAGSGSERAAA; encoded by the coding sequence GTGAGCTGTGCAGCCTGTCGTGAGGCGGTCTCCGCCGGCCTGGACGGCGAGTCCCCGGGTGCGCCGCAGACCTGGGTGGACGAGCACCTGGGCCGGTGCCCGGCCTGCCGCGGGTGGGCTGAGGCCGCCGCGGAGGTGACCCGGCGGGCCCGGTTGACCCCGGTCGCGGCGATGCCCGACGTGACCGCCGCGGTGCTGGGCCGGCTGCCGGCGGCACCGCCGGCGGCCCGCTCCCGGGCGTGGCTGGACGCGGCGCTGCGGCTCGCCCTGCTGGCCGTCGGCGCCGGGCAGCTGGCGATCAGCCTGCCGACGCTGCTCGGGGGCGGTGCTGCGCAGACCGCGCCCGTGCACCTGGCCCACGAGACGGGTGCCTGGAACCTGGGGCTGGCCGCCTGCTTCCTCGGCGTCGCCGTGCTGCCCCGGCTGGCGGCCGGGGCGCTGCCCTTCCTGCTGCCGTTCACCGCGGTGCTCGCCGCGGTCACCGTCGGGGACCTGGGCGCCGGACACGTGCACGCCGGCCGGGCGATGGGCCACCTGTTGCTGCTCGGGGGCGCGGTGCTGGTCAGCTCCCTCGCGCTGCGCAACCGCCGGGCCCGCCCCGGGCCCGCGGGGGAGCGGGTCGCACCGCGCGTGCCCCGGTGGACCGCGGTCCGGGACCGGTCGGCCGGCGGGTGGGCCGCCCGTGCCGGGTCGCCGGCCCCGCAGGCCGCCGGCCCGGTCGCCCGGGTGGCGGTGCGGGCCGGGTCCGGGAGCGAGCGCGCCGCGGCCTGA
- a CDS encoding cytochrome c oxidase assembly protein produces MGHEHGGMGMHVPELPPTTGRVLGLDLAAASPVAWLAVLLAVGYLVGLWRLHRRGVRWAPSRTIAWLIGCAVLFHVTASGLQSYGMVLFSLHMVQHMVLSMIIPLLLLIGAPVTLMLRALPAAQGPAGMPRRALLGALHSRLGRLVSSPFFTIPLFIASLYGVYFTPLFDDLMATTVGHTFMLLHFLVTGLLFFGPIMAIDPWPRRSGHGARMLELLLPAPFHAFFGVIVMMSSSVLLTSYATPPESWGIDPLYDQGAAGGIAWSFGEFPTVLVLAVVFFQWTRSEERANRAADRVRDRAIARGESGEDPELVAYNERLRRLAAQHP; encoded by the coding sequence GTGGGGCACGAACACGGCGGCATGGGGATGCACGTCCCGGAGCTGCCGCCGACCACCGGCCGGGTGCTGGGGCTGGACCTGGCCGCCGCCTCGCCGGTCGCCTGGCTCGCCGTGCTGCTGGCCGTCGGCTACCTGGTGGGGCTGTGGCGGCTGCACCGCCGGGGGGTGCGCTGGGCGCCGTCCCGCACGATCGCGTGGCTGATCGGCTGCGCCGTCCTGTTCCACGTGACCGCCAGCGGCCTGCAGAGCTACGGGATGGTGCTGTTCAGCCTGCACATGGTGCAGCACATGGTGCTCAGCATGATCATCCCGTTGCTGCTGCTGATCGGTGCCCCGGTCACCCTGATGCTGCGTGCCCTCCCCGCGGCGCAGGGGCCTGCCGGGATGCCGCGGCGGGCGCTGCTCGGCGCGCTGCACAGCCGGCTGGGCCGGCTGGTCTCCTCACCGTTCTTCACCATCCCGCTGTTCATCGCCAGCCTCTACGGCGTCTACTTCACCCCGCTGTTCGACGACCTCATGGCGACGACGGTCGGGCACACGTTCATGCTGCTGCACTTCCTGGTCACCGGGCTGCTGTTCTTCGGCCCGATCATGGCCATCGACCCGTGGCCCCGGCGCTCCGGGCACGGCGCCCGGATGCTGGAGCTGCTGCTGCCCGCCCCGTTCCACGCCTTCTTCGGCGTGATCGTGATGATGAGCAGCTCGGTGCTGCTGACCAGCTACGCCACCCCGCCGGAGTCCTGGGGCATCGACCCGCTCTACGACCAGGGTGCGGCCGGCGGCATCGCCTGGTCCTTCGGCGAGTTCCCCACCGTGCTGGTGCTGGCGGTCGTCTTCTTCCAGTGGACCCGTTCGGAGGAGCGCGCGAACCGGGCCGCCGACCGGGTGCGGGACCGGGCGATCGCCCGTGGGGAGAGCGGCGAGGACCCGGAGCTGGTGGCCTACAACGAGCGGCTGCGCCGGCTGGCGGCCCAGCACCCCTGA